In a single window of the Gammaproteobacteria bacterium genome:
- a CDS encoding acetolactate synthase 3 large subunit (catalyzes the formation of 2-acetolactate from pyruvate, leucine sensitive) has translation MVLSGGEILMQCLKHEGVEYVFGYPGGAVLHIYDAMFQQKDVAHVLVRHEQGGVHAADGYARATGRPGVALVTSGPGATNAITGIATAYMDSIPMVVITGQVPSTLIGSDAFQEVDATGITRPCVKHNFLVNRVEDIAVTMKKAFYIATSGRPGPVVVDITKDATDPKVKIPFEYPKEVSLRSYRPAVQGHSGQIRKAVDLLLAAKRPMIYFGGGVVLGGASDELTRFVRALAYPTTGTLMGLGAYPSTDKYFIGMLGMHGTYEANMAMHE, from the coding sequence GTGGTTTTATCCGGTGGCGAAATCTTGATGCAGTGCCTGAAGCACGAAGGCGTGGAATACGTTTTCGGCTATCCGGGCGGCGCGGTGTTACACATTTATGATGCGATGTTTCAGCAGAAAGATGTGGCGCACGTGTTGGTGCGTCATGAGCAAGGCGGGGTTCACGCCGCTGACGGTTATGCCCGTGCCACGGGTCGGCCTGGTGTTGCCTTAGTAACTTCGGGACCAGGAGCGACCAATGCCATTACGGGTATTGCGACCGCGTATATGGATTCGATCCCGATGGTTGTGATCACGGGACAGGTGCCGAGCACGTTAATTGGCAGCGATGCGTTTCAAGAAGTGGATGCAACCGGCATCACGCGTCCTTGCGTAAAACATAATTTTTTAGTTAATCGCGTGGAAGATATTGCGGTGACTATGAAGAAGGCTTTTTATATTGCAACCTCTGGCCGCCCCGGTCCGGTAGTGGTCGACATTACTAAAGATGCGACCGATCCCAAGGTGAAGATTCCTTTTGAATATCCCAAAGAAGTCAGTTTGCGCTCCTATCGTCCGGCGGTGCAGGGGCATTCTGGGCAAATTCGCAAAGCTGTTGATTTGTTATTAGCGGCGAAACGCCCGATGATTTATTTTGGCGGTGGCGTGGTGTTGGGCGGTGCTTCCGATGAGTTAACGCGTTTTGTGCGTGCTTTAGCTTATCCCACCACGGGTACTTTGATGGGTTTAGGCGCTTATCCTTCTACCGATAAATATTTTATCGGTATGCTCGGGATGCACGGTACTTATGAAGCCAATATGGCCATGCATGAGT
- a CDS encoding HPP family protein gives MQAVHWSTKLLHWWGIEFSPVSHAERIISAIGGFCGILFILLISTECTRSLGVQAQVLIVASMGASAVLLFAVPHGALSQPWSLVGGHLLSALIGVACQQFISQPIFAAAIAVGCAIAAMHYARCLHPPGGATALSAVIGGETVHALGWQYVLFPIGVNVVVILIVALLVNAPFAWRRYPAAWARKTKINTPPQTQFTHGDFAWALRQIDSFIDVSEDDLAQIFALANQHAQMTPLDTSLIEVGGFYSNGRLGDDWAVRRVLSETMTADDAHQLDYQVVAGRDRGNNNVQCTRDEFANWARYAVIANGDKWQRLTSNI, from the coding sequence TTGGTGGGGCATAGAATTTAGCCCCGTCAGTCATGCAGAGCGTATTATTTCTGCCATCGGTGGTTTCTGCGGTATTTTATTTATTTTGCTAATCAGCACGGAGTGTACGCGCAGTTTAGGCGTGCAAGCACAAGTATTAATTGTGGCATCCATGGGCGCGAGTGCAGTGTTGTTATTTGCAGTACCGCATGGCGCGCTTTCACAACCGTGGTCATTAGTGGGTGGTCATTTATTATCCGCATTAATTGGCGTTGCCTGTCAGCAATTTATTTCGCAACCTATATTCGCAGCCGCTATTGCGGTGGGCTGCGCTATTGCCGCGATGCATTACGCACGTTGTCTTCATCCGCCGGGTGGCGCCACTGCTTTGTCAGCGGTGATTGGTGGGGAAACCGTACACGCATTAGGTTGGCAGTATGTGTTGTTTCCAATTGGCGTCAATGTAGTCGTTATTTTAATCGTGGCGCTGCTAGTGAATGCGCCGTTTGCATGGCGACGTTATCCAGCCGCATGGGCGCGTAAAACGAAAATAAACACACCGCCACAAACACAATTTACGCACGGCGATTTTGCATGGGCGTTGCGCCAAATTGATTCTTTTATTGATGTCAGTGAAGATGATCTTGCGCAAATTTTTGCTTTAGCGAATCAACATGCGCAAATGACACCTTTAGACACGAGTTTGATCGAAGTCGGTGGTTTTTATAGTAATGGTCGTTTGGGCGATGATTGGGCAGTGCGGCGAGTATTGAGTGAAACGATGACCGCAGACGATGCGCATCAACTAGATTATCAAGTAGTTGCTGGACGTGATCGTGGGAATAATAATGTGCAATGCACTAGAGATGAATTTGCGAATTGGGCGCGGTATGCTGTGATAGCAAATGGCGATAAATGGCAGCGTTTAACGTCTAACATTTAA